A genomic window from Thermococcus nautili includes:
- a CDS encoding HEPN domain-containing protein, with translation MFDMEEYERWMNQAEYTLKSAENDMRARFYSWACFKAQQAGEYAVKALLYGMGIMAYGHSIKKLLDVLSQKIDVPSELFNRARLLDRHYIPPRYPDAYIEGSPYEYYGENDAREAINSAREIIEFIRRLADEKIEKS, from the coding sequence ATGTTTGACATGGAAGAATATGAGAGATGGATGAACCAGGCAGAGTACACACTTAAGAGTGCAGAGAACGATATGAGGGCGAGATTTTACTCGTGGGCATGCTTTAAGGCTCAACAGGCTGGGGAATACGCCGTCAAGGCTCTCCTGTACGGAATGGGAATAATGGCCTATGGGCACTCGATAAAAAAGCTCCTCGATGTGTTATCGCAGAAAATAGACGTTCCCAGCGAACTGTTCAACAGGGCGAGGCTACTTGACAGACATTACATACCGCCAAGGTATCCAGATGCGTATATTGAGGGCTCTCCCTACGAGTACTACGGCGAGAATGACGCCAGAGAGGCAATAAACTCCGCAAGGGAAATAATAGAGTTCATCAGGAGGCTTGCCGATGAGAAGATTGAAAAATCCTGA
- a CDS encoding nucleotidyltransferase domain-containing protein yields the protein MRRLKNPERIPYWAEIQRYVQDIVRALNPKLIILHGSIARGTFGIGSDVDLFIVAESLPKNPNERLKLLYSLDRTRAPLDPKAYTPTEVLKMLRKGHPLIMDALEDGIVIHADESYLRELMKTFQSAKRKYRRFDRGWIRVEG from the coding sequence ATGAGAAGATTGAAAAATCCTGAGAGAATCCCCTACTGGGCAGAAATCCAGCGGTACGTCCAAGACATCGTTAGGGCACTTAACCCAAAGCTAATCATTCTCCACGGCTCAATTGCGCGGGGGACTTTTGGAATTGGAAGCGATGTTGACCTCTTCATAGTTGCTGAAAGCCTCCCTAAAAACCCCAACGAGCGTCTCAAACTCCTCTATTCCCTCGACAGAACGAGGGCACCCCTCGACCCGAAGGCGTACACCCCAACAGAGGTTCTAAAGATGCTCAGAAAGGGACACCCGCTCATTATGGACGCACTGGAAGATGGGATAGTAATTCATGCGGACGAGAGCTACCTCCGCGAACTAATGAAGACGTTCCAGTCCGCAAAGAGGAAATACAGGCGCTTTGATAGGGGCTGGATTAGGGTGGAGGGCTGA
- a CDS encoding segregation and condensation protein A produces MESRREEEITPIDILLQLVQMGRVDPWNIDIVDLTEKYIQRLREMKELDLRVSARAILAASILVRMKSEALLYEEDENEEEEKEEKIRVEVEPLAPPLRRVERYYTFDDLLEALMDALEEAERRKPRKRKREEIEEEVFVVDDFRVDIEKHVNRLYEIVRKLYEETRKPIKFWDLVFDNTPKVIARTFLYLLFLANMGKVDLVQEEPFGEILVVPMVETAKSGS; encoded by the coding sequence ATGGAATCGAGAAGGGAAGAGGAAATCACCCCGATTGACATACTGCTCCAGCTCGTCCAGATGGGACGCGTTGACCCGTGGAACATCGACATCGTTGATTTGACCGAGAAGTACATTCAAAGGCTCAGGGAGATGAAGGAGCTCGACCTCCGCGTTTCGGCGAGGGCAATCCTTGCCGCATCAATCCTCGTCAGAATGAAGAGCGAGGCTTTGCTTTACGAGGAAGATGAGAACGAGGAGGAAGAGAAGGAAGAAAAGATTCGCGTCGAGGTCGAGCCTTTAGCACCTCCGCTCAGGAGGGTGGAGCGCTACTACACCTTTGATGACCTCCTTGAGGCGCTGATGGACGCGCTTGAAGAAGCCGAGCGGAGGAAGCCGAGGAAGAGGAAGCGCGAGGAGATTGAGGAAGAGGTTTTCGTAGTGGATGACTTCCGCGTTGACATCGAGAAGCACGTCAACAGGCTCTACGAGATAGTCAGGAAGCTCTACGAGGAGACGAGGAAGCCTATAAAGTTCTGGGATTTGGTCTTCGACAACACACCCAAGGTCATCGCGAGAACCTTCCTCTACCTGCTGTTTTTAGCCAATATGGGCAAGGTCGACCTCGTGCAGGAGGAGCCCTTTGGAGAGATACTGGTCGTGCCGATGGTTGAGACCGCAAAGAGCGGGAGCTAG
- a CDS encoding PIN domain-containing protein produces the protein MEIAVVVDTNVVFASLIRSGGVNRYVLTLFPEMFPFFYPEVVLKEIANHIEELAEKSKLTPGELSIAMEVIFEPMAPVSASKLSRYKEVAEEYVHDVADAPFVACALMLSEEYDTVVILTWNVSDYISEKLAEREIWVMTPVEFLKWVKERV, from the coding sequence ATGGAAATCGCTGTAGTTGTGGACACCAACGTTGTCTTCGCTTCACTAATCCGTTCTGGAGGGGTTAACAGGTACGTCCTAACACTTTTTCCGGAGATGTTTCCGTTCTTTTACCCAGAAGTCGTTCTAAAAGAGATTGCCAATCACATTGAGGAACTTGCCGAAAAATCAAAACTAACTCCAGGGGAGCTTTCAATTGCCATGGAAGTCATTTTTGAGCCCATGGCTCCAGTCTCTGCCTCCAAACTCAGTCGATACAAAGAAGTAGCGGAGGAATACGTGCACGATGTCGCCGATGCTCCGTTTGTAGCCTGTGCGCTGATGCTTAGTGAGGAATATGATACGGTAGTGATACTCACGTGGAACGTCTCAGACTATATTTCCGAGAAGCTTGCTGAAAGGGAAATTTGGGTCATGACCCCCGTGGAGTTTCTGAAGTGGGTAAAGGAAAGGGTCTAG
- a CDS encoding DUF5658 family protein — protein sequence MQSKFYVITFVLFAIADALTTWFGVKMGFEEANPFLAGRISSGAGFFGSYSLYTAVGAGVIAVSLRLEKFSPAFRAVAIGMVILKAIPAVNNILLLAGAPVSGIINSTVGAVLENLFIG from the coding sequence ATGCAGAGCAAATTTTACGTAATCACGTTCGTGCTCTTTGCGATAGCCGACGCACTTACAACGTGGTTTGGGGTTAAAATGGGCTTTGAAGAGGCAAACCCCTTTCTCGCGGGCAGGATATCAAGCGGGGCGGGATTCTTTGGGAGTTACAGCCTGTACACTGCTGTTGGCGCCGGCGTTATCGCCGTCTCACTCCGGCTGGAGAAGTTCAGCCCCGCGTTCAGGGCCGTGGCAATTGGAATGGTAATTCTCAAGGCGATTCCTGCCGTCAACAACATCCTTCTTCTTGCAGGTGCCCCCGTTTCAGGAATCATCAATTCCACCGTGGGCGCGGTGTTGGAGAATCTTTTTATTGGATGA